The following are encoded in a window of Zymoseptoria tritici IPO323 chromosome 4, whole genome shotgun sequence genomic DNA:
- the PEP-S8 gene encoding secreted peptidase S8, subtilisin-related protease (Peptidase_S8. Subtilase family. Serine protease. Subtilisin, kexin, sedolisin. predicted small (374 aa) secreted protein with probable O-glycosylation at Thr59.) — protein sequence MQTFSLLLAALPAVLALPSIDKRQTANTIPGSWIAQVNNDAVLSKVLGTVKTMTGIKPTLQYDMGSFKGFAFDAPETVVDMLSAIGALKHVEPDTMMSINMPIAEATEEPAYLQDRAMVTQSNAAWGLARISNKKNGTTNYNYDNSAGANVVAYMIDSGINANHTLFEGRATQGPTFVDGEDGNDNNGHGSHTAGTVGSSNYGVAKKATLIGVKVLNVNGTGKTSITVKGIEWAVNDAKAKGITGKCVMSISIGGNANDAANSAVKAATDAGIFVAVSAGNNNVDASQQSPASAPSACTVGATDTTDTKASFSNYGSMVDIWAPGVSIKSLWKGSNTAVMTASGPARRLLTLLDWPRT from the coding sequence ATGCAGACCTTCTCCCTTCTTCTGGCTGCCCTGCCGGCAGTGCTCGCCCTTCCCTCAATCGACAAGAGGCAAACAGCCAACACCATTCCAGGCTCATGGATTGCTCAAGTCAATAACGATGCCGTTCTCTCCAAAGTGCTCGGAACTGTCAAGACCATGACCGGCATCAAGCCCACGCTGCAGTACGACATGGGCTCATTCAAGGGTTTCGCCTTCGATGCTCCCGAAACTGTGGTCGACATGCTCTCTGCCATCGGCGCTCTCAAGCACGTTGAGCCCGATACCATGATGTCCATCAACATGCCCATCGCCGAGGCCACCGAGGAGCCCGCCTACCTTCAAGATCGCGCCATGGTCACCCAATCCAACGCTGCATGGGGCCTGGCTCGTATTTCAAACAAGAAAAACGGCACTACCAACTACAACTACGACAACTCGGCTGGAGCCAACGTCGTGGCCTACATGATTGACTCCGGTATCAACGCCAACCACACCTTATTCGAGGGCCGTGCCACCCAGGGGCCTACATTCgttgacggcgaggacggcaaTGACAACAACGGACATGGAAGCCACACCGCGGGGACTGTCGGCTCCTCCAACTACGGAGTCGCCAAGAAGGCCACTCTGATTGGAGTGAAGGTCCTCAACGTGAACGGCACCGGCAAAACATCAATCACAGTGAAGGGCATCGAGTGGGCCGTGAACGACGCCAAAGCCAAGGGCATCACTGGCAAATGTGTCATGTCCATCTCCATCGGCGGCAACGCCAATGATGCCGCCAACAGTGCCGTCAAAGCCGCCACCGATGCTGGCATCTTCGTCGCTGTCTCAGCGGGTAACAACAACGTAGACGCAAGCCAGCAATCTCCCGCCTCTGCGCCTTCCGCCTGCACCGTCGGCGCGACCGACACGACCGACACCAAAGCCAGCTTCTCCAACTACGGCTCGATGGTCGACATCTGGGCTCCTGGTGTCAGCATCAAGTCTCTCTGGAAGGGCTCCAACACAGCCGTCATGACCGCCTCCGGACCAGCCAGGCGACTCCTCACGTTGCTGGATTGGCCGCGTACTTGA
- a CDS encoding isocitrate dehydrogenase (NAD+), which yields MAASKTLRIGLIAGDGIGREVIPAGRRLLEALPASLGLKFSFVDLDAGFETFKQTGVALPDKTVETLKKECDGALFGAVSSPTTPTKGYSSPIVALRKKLDLYANVRPVKSVAPSAAFPDPIDLVIVRENTEDLYVKEEKTYDTPQGKVAEAIKRISERASSRIATMAGEIALRRQKIRQSTGVDGKSMVTITHKSNVLSQTDGLFRQVARRALEEKRFVDGGVVIDEQIVDSMVYKLFREPSTYDVIVAPNLYGDILSDGAAALVGSLGLVPSANVGDGFAIGEPCHGSAPDIQGKGIANPIATLRSVALMLEFLEQEEAAAVIYKAVDANLLEGKLLSPDMGGSAKTEEVLQDIIRRL from the exons ATGGCAGCCTCCAAGACCCTCCGGATCGGCCTCATTGCAGGCGATGGTATCGGCCGCGAGGTCATTCCCGCTGGCCGTCGTCTGCTCGAAGCTCTCCCAGCATCGCTCGGACTGAAGTTCTCCTTTGTCGACCTGGACGCTGGTTTCGAGACATTCAAGCAGACGGGCGTGGCATTGCCGGACAAGACCGTCGAGACACTGAAGAAGGAGTGCGATGGAGCTCTCTTCGGTGCCGTGAG CTCCCCCACAACCCCAACCAAAGGCTACTCCTCCCCTATCGTCGCCCTCCGCAAAAAACTCGACCTCTACGCCAACGTCCGACCCGTGAAATCCGTCGctccctccgccgccttcccCGACCCCATCGACCTCGTCATCGTACGCGAAAACACCGAGGACCTATACGTCAAAGAGGAGAAGACGTACGACACGCCTCAAGGCAAAGTCGCCGAGGCGATCAAGCGGATTTCTGAACGGGCATCGTCCCGTATTGCCACAATGGCGGGAGAGATTGCGTTGCGGAGGCAGAAAATTCGGCAGTCGACGGGCGTGGACGGGAAGAGTATGGTAACCATCACGCACAAGTCGAATGTGCTGTCGCAGACGGATGGATTGTTTCGACAAGTCGCCCGCCGCgcgttggaggagaagaggttCGTTGACGGAGGTGTCGTGATCGATGAGCAAATCGTCGACTCAATGGTGTATAAACTCTTCCGCGAACCGTCTACGTACGATGTCATCGTCGCTCCCAACCTTTACGGCGACATCCTCTCCGACGGTGCGGCCGCTTTGGTTGGTTCGCTCGGTCTCGTGCCCTCTGCGAATGTGGGAGATGGTTTCGCGATCGGCGAGCCGTGCCACGGTTCCGCGCCGGATATTCAGGGCAAGGGCATCGCGAATCCGATCGCGACGTTGAGGAGCGTGGCGTTGATGTTGGAGTTCTTGGAGCAGGAAGAGGCCGCGGCGGTGATCTACAAGGCTGTGGATGCAAATTTGTTGGAAGGCAAGTTGTTGTCACCGGATATGGGAGGCAGCGCGAAGACGGAGGAGGTGTTGCAGGATATCATTCGGAGGTTGTAG